In Arcanobacterium wilhelmae, the following are encoded in one genomic region:
- a CDS encoding aspartate:alanine exchanger family transporter, producing the protein MIELLSAQPLLTVFLVVTLGALLGMVPFGPLKLGAAGALFVGLLVGNFVPEMGKTLGLVQSLGLGLFVYMVGISAGQTFFSDLRRQAKFIFSSVLVLGIGGAVVVFLGNLLGLSRDLGIGVFAGSMTTTPALAAATDAATNKDAPGVGYALGYPMGVIVAIIAVAIVVGQKWNEKNDVPSRAGDHLSAVTAIVHRAMPVRDVPGWKEQQVRLSYLQRGDSVRVISPGEEFVEGDRVVVVGMAADVDAAVDALGEVVPSHLADDRSTVDFRQFLVSNDDLAGRSVVELNVGGRFGGVITRIHRGDIEMLAADDMHLELGDRVLVAFPRREFDALNSFFGNSVRSISEVDAIPMGLGMVLGLLLGMVQFTLPGGSTFSLGAAAGPLVVGMILGYLQRTGPVVWQFPMAANLTIRQLGLLLFLAAVGISSGPAFARTAFTPEGLRGGLLGLAIAVVVLVLTALAGKFLGLSAQRTAGAMAGILGQPAILAYAQGKVNDERIESGYAALFAFGIIVKIIFVYLLVAI; encoded by the coding sequence TTGATAGAGCTACTTTCGGCGCAGCCGCTTTTGACCGTCTTTCTCGTGGTCACACTCGGCGCGCTCCTTGGAATGGTTCCGTTCGGGCCGCTCAAGCTCGGCGCGGCTGGCGCACTCTTTGTCGGCCTGCTTGTTGGCAACTTTGTGCCAGAGATGGGGAAGACTCTCGGTCTTGTGCAAAGTCTTGGGCTTGGCCTGTTCGTCTATATGGTGGGCATCAGTGCAGGGCAAACTTTCTTCTCGGATCTGCGCCGTCAGGCGAAGTTCATCTTTTCGTCTGTGCTAGTTCTCGGCATCGGCGGCGCGGTTGTGGTGTTCCTCGGAAATCTGCTTGGCCTCTCGCGTGATCTGGGAATCGGCGTTTTTGCTGGTTCCATGACCACCACGCCGGCGCTCGCCGCTGCAACTGACGCCGCCACGAACAAAGACGCCCCTGGCGTGGGCTACGCGCTTGGGTATCCGATGGGTGTGATTGTTGCGATCATTGCCGTCGCGATCGTGGTGGGTCAGAAGTGGAACGAAAAGAACGATGTTCCGTCGCGCGCCGGAGATCACCTCTCGGCCGTTACAGCCATTGTCCATCGTGCCATGCCGGTCCGCGACGTTCCCGGCTGGAAGGAACAGCAGGTGCGGCTGTCGTATCTGCAGCGCGGCGACTCCGTGCGCGTGATTTCGCCCGGTGAAGAGTTTGTGGAGGGTGATCGCGTGGTGGTGGTTGGCATGGCAGCCGACGTCGATGCAGCTGTTGATGCTCTCGGCGAGGTTGTCCCGTCTCACCTAGCGGACGATCGCTCGACGGTTGATTTCCGCCAGTTCCTCGTGTCCAACGACGATCTGGCGGGACGTAGCGTCGTTGAGCTTAACGTGGGAGGCCGCTTTGGTGGTGTGATCACGCGTATTCACCGTGGCGACATCGAGATGCTCGCAGCCGACGACATGCACCTTGAACTCGGAGATCGCGTTCTCGTGGCGTTCCCGCGCCGTGAGTTTGACGCGTTGAATTCTTTCTTCGGCAACTCTGTGCGCTCCATTTCTGAGGTCGACGCGATCCCGATGGGGCTGGGTATGGTCCTTGGCCTTTTGCTCGGCATGGTGCAGTTCACGCTTCCGGGTGGGAGTACCTTCTCCCTCGGTGCTGCTGCGGGACCTCTTGTTGTGGGCATGATTCTTGGCTATCTCCAGCGAACGGGTCCGGTCGTGTGGCAGTTCCCAATGGCCGCAAACCTGACGATCCGTCAGCTTGGCTTGCTCCTCTTCCTGGCCGCCGTGGGTATCTCGTCCGGCCCGGCCTTCGCGCGGACTGCATTCACGCCGGAAGGACTACGAGGGGGCCTTCTTGGTCTCGCGATCGCCGTCGTTGTTCTTGTGCTCACTGCATTGGCGGGCAAATTCCTCGGTCTGTCGGCGCAACGCACTGCTGGCGCCATGGCGGGCATCCTTGGTCAGCCAGCGATCCTTGCCTATGCACAGGGCAAGGTCAACGATGAGCGCATTGAATCGGGTTATGCTGCGCTGTTTGCGTTCGGAATTATCGTGAAAATCATCTTCGTCTACCTTCTCGTTGCGATCTAG